The Quercus robur chromosome 3, dhQueRobu3.1, whole genome shotgun sequence DNA segment TGTCAGAGGCGGTCATGATGGATGTGACTTTtcaaagagagaaggaagatgaCTTTGAGACGCAATTAAGGGAGATTGATTGTGCCATTCATGCAGTAGACACGGAAAAGGAAAAATGGGAAACCGGGAGGCTATAAGGGAAAGCAAAGTAGCTACAGGCTTTTCAAATAATGCTCAATCCGAGGAGTTGTCTATGGGCGGGAAAACGGACAAGACCCTTATACCCCAACGACCACACTTAAGCCCATCAGCTGATCTAGCGGGCCCAAATGGGCTTGGACAAAACCAAGTAGAAGCCCAATGTAGCCAGAGTCATACGGCCCAGGTGTTAGTTGAAGGAGGCCGGATCTTAAGAAGCAAGGGGATTGATATCTGCCTAAACGAACAAAAGCAAGTCAACGTAGCAAGGAGCGAAAGTTTAGGACAGAATACAAGAAGCCAAAAGAAACTTCCAGAGGAAACAAAAACTCTCGTGAACAGGGGAAAGGAGAACGAACCTCCAGCGGGTGAGGTTGAGATTCAGCAACCAGCAGCACAAAATGGGGCCAAACTTGGAACATGGAAAAGATTGAGGAGAGACGGAGCAGAGGTGACGCACCATTCCAACAATGGGTCTGAATCGGGATCAAAACGGAAAGGGTCGGCACCACTCAAAGTACTCCAAGAAGAAACAGAGAGCTGGAAAAGAAGCAAGAAAGAGAATGAAGCGGGTCCGGAGGGTCACCTCTGGGCAAAGCACATGGGTTCGGCGGAGGCTGCTGCGCAGCCCCGCCGTCATCAATGAGTACAATGGCCTGGAACTGtagggggcttgggaaccggcGTACAGTTCATGCCCTTGAGAAGGTAGTGTCTTCTGAAGAtcccagttttttttttttaatggaaacaaAATTAGTTTTATCTGAAATGGTTGGTATAAAGGAGGGGTTGAAAAGGTCCCAAGGGCTGGTGGTGCCGTGCAAGGGGCGTAGTGGGGGATTAGCATTGCTTTGGAAAAAAGAGTTGAAAGTGGATATCCAATCTTTCTCCGACAGCCACATTGACGCGATAGTTGATCAGGGGGTTAACGGGAAGCAATGGAGAATAACAGGTTTTTACGGAAACCCGGAAACGAGTAAAAGACAAGAATCTTGGCTTTTGCTCAACCGGTTATCCTCTCTGAACTCTCTGCCGTGGGTCTGCCTTGGTGACTTTAACAAGTTGATGAATAGTAGTGAAAAGGAGGGTGGCTGTACTCGACCGGCGAAACAAATGGAAGCCTTCTGTGATGCAATTAACACGAGTAACCTTCGTGACATGGGGTATACAGGCCAAGACTTTACTTGGAGTAGACGCTTAGGCAGCAGAGGTTGGGTTAGGGAGCGGCTTGACAGAGCTCTAGTCTCAACAAATTGGGCAGCCAGGTTTCCGAAAATGCAACTCCACCATAAACCCAACTCATCCTCTGATCACTGTATTCTAATTCTCAAGgatattcagcaaaaaagaaagggtGGGCGTCGTAAGAAAATGTTCCGCTTCGAAGAAATGTGGCTGAAAGATGAAGCTTGTGTCGGAGTGATCGAAGAGGCTTGGGACAGAGGATTGCACATGGTGCCCATTTCTCCTCTTTCTTCCTGTCTAGAGGAGTGTAGGCGCTCCTTGTCTGCCTGGAACAATAACTCTTTTGGGCATGTGGGGAAAAAACTAGCGATGCTGCAAGCTAGATTGGAGGGGTTGGAAGGTATGAGGGGGTCCTCTGTTACACTGAAGGAGATAGAGTGCACTAGAACAGAGATAAACACTTTATTGGATACTGAGGAAATCATGTGGCGCCAAAGGTCCAGAATATGCTGGCTGAAACACGGGGATAAAAACACGTCTTTTTTCCATACTAAGGCTTCAAGCAGATATAACCGGAACACTATCCAGGGTGTGATGGATAATTCTGGGAACTGGCAAAGTGAAGATGAGGGTATTGAAAATTCCTTTGTGGACTATTTTGGGAGCCTATTTACTACGTCCAACCCAGTGGTGAGTGAGGAACTTATCCTTGCTATTCAAGGAAAGGTGACGGAGCCAATGAACGTTTTGCTCACTAGGTACTTTCAGGCTTCAGAAGTGGACTCTGCTCTAAAACACATGTACCCCACCTCAGCTCCGGGCCTAGACGGGATGCCCCCAATTTTTTACCAGAAATTCTGGTCTAAGGTACGCCTTGTAGTTGTAAAATCTGTTTTAGATTTTCTAAACTTAGGCATTATTCCCCTGCACTTCAAtgaaacacacattgttttaaTTCCAAAAGTAAAAGAACCACAAAGGGTGACAGATTTTCGTCCTATTAGTCTATGTAACGTTGTGTATAAACTTGCATCCAAGTCTATTGCCAACAGGCTTAAACAGATTTTACCTAAGCTAGTGTGTGAGAATCAAAGTGCCTTTGTGGCTGAAAGGCTCATTACAGACAACGTGTTGGTGGCGTCGGAGACAATGTATCATATCAGCCAGAGAAGGAAGGGCAAGGTGGGGGAGATGGCATTGAAACTGGACATGAGCAAGGCCTACGATAGGGTCGAATGGGGCTGCCTGGAACGGATAATGCTGAAAATGGGTTTTGCGGAGAAATGGATAGCACTGATCATGAAGTGCATTTGCTCAGTCTCTTATGCCATCAAAATTAACGGAATCCCTCAAGGCCACATCATCCCGTCAAGGGGTTTACGGCAAGGGGACCCATTGTCTCCTTACCTCTTCCTTATTTGTGCGGAAGGGCTTTCAGCAATGCTACACAAGGCTGTGCAAAGAAAGAGCCTTAGTGGGATATCCGTTTGTAGAAGAGGGCCAAAAATCTCCCATCTCTTTTTTGTGGACGACAGTATCATTTTTGGGAAAGCAACCGAAGCGGAGGGAGTGGAAATCCTAAGAATTCTCAAAGTGTATGAAGCTTCTTCGGGGCAGCTGCTAAATAATCAGAAAACCTCCCTCTTCTTTAGCAGAAACACAAGAGGAGAAGTGCAAACAAAGATCAAAACTATGTTTGGCGCTCAAGTGATTAAGCAACATGAAACATACCTAGGTCTTCCCTCCCTAATTGGAAGATCAAAATCCAATTCCTTTGCTTAATTGAAGTCCAAGGTAGCTAACAAACTGTCGGGCTGGAAAGAGAAACTCCTCTCGGCTGCCGGCAAAGAGGTTCTCATTAAGGCCGTGGCTCAAGCGGTCCCGTCCTATACTATGAGCTGTTTTAAGCTCCCGGATAACCTTTGTGATGACCTTACCAGCATGATAAGACagttttggtggggccaaagaaagaatgagaagaagctGGCCTGGGTTAGTTGGGAGTGGCTATGCCAATCAAAGGAAAACGGTGGGATGGGCTTTAGGGACTTGAAGAGTTTCAATAAGGCTCTCTTAGCGAAACAATGGTGGAGGCTGCTGTCCAACACCCAATCTCTTTTCTCAAGGGTTTTCAAAGCGAAGTATTTCCCGGATTGTGATTTTACTGAGGCTTCCATTGGTCATCACCCGTCTTTTGCGTGGCGAAGCATAATGTCTGCCCAATCTGTGGTTAAGAAGGGGGTTAGGTGGAGGGTGGGTAACGGCAGAAGTATTCAAATCTGGACTGATGAATGGCTGCCATCCTTGTCTTACCCGAGGATCCTCTCTCCCGCTCAGGTCCAGTGGGCTAACGCAAAGGTTTGTGACCTCATTGTGGAAGATCGTGGAGAATGGAACTTGGCCGTTGTTAAGCACCTCTTTAATCCTATGGAAGCTGACCTGGTGATGAGCATCCCTCTTAGCCAAAGGTTGCAAGCGGATAGAGTGGTCTGGGAGGGGTACAAGAAGTGGGAAATTTTCGGTTAGCAGCGCCTATCACAGCATCCGTGCAATGGAGAATTCCAACAAGGAAGATTGCTCTGATACATCGGAGATGAAGAACCTTTGGAAACGAATCTGGAACCTGCATCTTCCTAACAAAATCTGGAGTT contains these protein-coding regions:
- the LOC126719670 gene encoding uncharacterized mitochondrial protein AtMg00310-like, with product MSCFKLPDNLCDDLTSMIRQFWWGQRKNEKKLAWVSWEWLCQSKENGGMGFRDLKSFNKALLAKQWWRLLSNTQSLFSRVFKAKYFPDCDFTEASIGHHPSFAWRSIMSAQSVVKKGVRWRVGNGRSIQIWTDEWLPSLSYPRILSPAQVQWANAKVCDLIVEDRGEWNLAVVKHLFNPMEADLVMSIPLSQRLQADRVVWEGYKKWEIFG